A portion of the Oxynema aestuarii AP17 genome contains these proteins:
- a CDS encoding NAD-dependent epimerase/dehydratase family protein: MFSSYYKPKRILVTGASGCIGHYVVETLIQETDYELFLLVRDPEKLRVDLEARSGIEIIKADMRDIDRYKDLLATIDIAILAATAWGGSQEVFDVNVLKTLRLIELLDPEVCEQVIYFSTASILDRNNELLREAGQLGTDYIRSKFDCIRRFSRLPLASRITTLYPTLVFGGDEQKPLSHLTAGVPQVLKWINLIRFFKAEGSFHFIHARDIAKIVLHLVENPPEPSRPFVLGNAAMTVDQAVEEICAAVNKSIVFRIPLTPLLADIFITLFRIQMSSWDEYCLKQRHFTYTDPVTPATFGMTTEYPTLRDTLKASGYFKVESPYSMSANSFEDPTSESSQNEPGTGEAERDF, translated from the coding sequence GTGTTTTCCTCATACTATAAACCCAAGCGGATTTTAGTCACTGGTGCTAGTGGCTGCATCGGTCACTACGTAGTCGAAACGCTCATTCAAGAAACCGACTACGAACTCTTTTTGCTCGTGCGCGATCCCGAAAAATTGCGTGTCGATCTCGAAGCGCGTTCCGGTATCGAAATCATTAAAGCCGATATGCGCGACATCGATCGTTATAAGGATCTACTCGCGACTATTGACATTGCTATTTTAGCCGCTACGGCGTGGGGAGGAAGTCAGGAAGTTTTCGATGTCAACGTTCTCAAAACCCTCCGTTTAATCGAACTGCTCGATCCGGAGGTTTGCGAACAAGTGATTTATTTCTCGACGGCGAGTATTCTCGATCGCAATAACGAATTGTTAAGAGAAGCCGGACAACTCGGCACCGATTACATCCGCTCTAAATTCGACTGCATTCGCCGTTTCAGTCGTTTGCCCCTCGCCTCTCGAATTACGACTCTTTATCCCACGTTGGTCTTTGGTGGGGACGAACAAAAACCCCTGTCTCATTTAACTGCAGGAGTGCCACAAGTCCTCAAATGGATTAATTTAATTCGCTTTTTTAAAGCCGAGGGCAGTTTTCACTTCATTCACGCCCGCGATATCGCTAAAATCGTCCTGCATTTAGTGGAAAATCCCCCCGAACCGTCCCGTCCGTTCGTATTGGGAAATGCCGCGATGACCGTAGACCAAGCGGTTGAAGAAATTTGTGCGGCAGTGAATAAAAGTATTGTTTTTCGCATTCCCCTGACGCCCCTTTTGGCGGATATTTTTATTACCTTATTCCGCATTCAAATGTCGTCTTGGGATGAATATTGCCTCAAGCAACGCCACTTTACCTATACCGACCCGGTGACCCCGGCGACGTTTGGGATGACGACGGAATATCCGACGTTGAGGGATACGCTGAAAGCGTCGGGGTATTTTAAAGTAGAGTCGCCTTATTCGATGTCGGCAAATAGTTTTGAGGATCCAACTTCAGAAAGTTCTCAGAACGAACCGGGAACGGGAGAAGCGGAACGGGATTTTTGA
- the hemE gene encoding uroporphyrinogen decarboxylase: MAESSQIPYLLRAARGEKLDRPPVWMMRQAGRYMKAYRELRQKYPSFRERSENPDLAIEISLQPFRAFQPDGVILFSDILTPLPGMGIPFDIVESKGPIIDPPIRSAEQVENVHPLDPEASLPFIRTILQTLRQEVGNRAAVLGFVGAPWTLAAYAIEGKSSKDYKIIKGMAFSNPEMLHSLLGKIADSIATYVRYQIDCGAQVVQMFDSWAGQLSPQDYDTFALPYQKRVIEQVKATHPDTPLILYISGSAGILERMGQSGVDIVSVDWTVDMADARKRLGPEIGVQGNIDPCVLFGSQEFIRDRILDTIRKAGNQGHILNLGHGILPGTPEENAAFFFETAKQADKLLAVRA, from the coding sequence ATGGCTGAATCAAGCCAGATTCCCTATCTATTAAGGGCAGCACGTGGTGAAAAATTAGACCGTCCCCCTGTATGGATGATGCGGCAGGCCGGACGTTATATGAAAGCTTATCGGGAATTGCGGCAGAAATATCCCTCATTTCGCGAGCGCTCCGAAAATCCGGACTTGGCGATCGAGATTTCCCTGCAACCCTTTCGCGCCTTTCAACCCGACGGCGTGATCCTATTTTCCGATATTTTGACTCCCCTGCCGGGAATGGGCATTCCCTTCGATATCGTCGAAAGCAAAGGCCCGATCATCGATCCGCCGATTCGCAGCGCCGAACAAGTCGAGAACGTCCATCCCCTCGATCCCGAAGCCTCCTTGCCCTTCATCCGCACGATTTTACAAACCTTGCGTCAAGAAGTCGGCAATCGAGCAGCAGTATTGGGATTTGTCGGGGCGCCGTGGACCCTGGCGGCTTACGCGATCGAAGGTAAATCCTCTAAAGATTACAAAATTATCAAAGGGATGGCCTTCTCCAACCCCGAGATGTTACATAGCCTTTTAGGCAAAATTGCCGACTCGATCGCCACTTACGTGCGCTATCAAATCGATTGCGGCGCCCAAGTCGTACAGATGTTCGACTCCTGGGCGGGTCAACTCAGTCCCCAAGACTACGACACCTTCGCCCTGCCCTATCAAAAACGGGTCATCGAACAGGTCAAAGCCACTCACCCCGATACGCCGTTAATCCTCTACATTAGTGGCAGTGCGGGCATCCTGGAACGCATGGGTCAATCCGGCGTCGATATCGTCAGCGTCGATTGGACCGTGGATATGGCCGACGCCCGCAAGCGTCTCGGTCCCGAGATCGGCGTCCAAGGTAACATCGATCCGTGCGTCTTGTTTGGATCCCAGGAGTTCATCCGCGATCGCATCCTCGATACGATTCGCAAAGCAGGCAATCAAGGCCATATCTTGAATCTGGGTCACGGCATTCTTCCCGGTACCCCCGAAGAAAACGCCGCCTTTTTCTTTGAAACCGCCAAACAAGCCGACAAACTCCTTGCCGTTCGTGCCTGA
- a CDS encoding S66 peptidase family protein, whose product MPLFPPPLQPGDLLRVIAPSGCLKEPEILEKGLEIWRSRGFRVELCPGYDARWGYLAGDDRDRREQLARAWADPDCRGILCARGGYGGARLLERWQWEPIASPKWLIGFSDITALLWSLWGQGIGGVHGPVLTTLPQEPDWSIARLFDVVGGRAIAPLQGRGWGGGSACGVLVPANLTVATHLLGTAAEAPLDGAIVALEDVGEAPYRLDRLLTQWRMQGIFDRVAGIALGRFSQCDELAKLPSFTVAEVLRDRLSDLGIPVVSDLPFGHDGPNAALPVGVPVELDGDRGVLAFGHGRSG is encoded by the coding sequence ATGCCCTTATTTCCCCCGCCCTTACAACCGGGAGACTTACTCAGAGTTATCGCCCCGAGTGGTTGTCTCAAAGAACCGGAAATCCTGGAAAAAGGACTAGAAATTTGGCGATCGCGCGGGTTTCGCGTCGAATTATGCCCCGGGTACGATGCACGCTGGGGGTATCTCGCCGGGGACGATCGCGATCGCCGCGAGCAACTGGCACGGGCGTGGGCCGATCCGGACTGTCGCGGGATTCTCTGCGCCCGAGGGGGGTACGGTGGGGCGCGCTTGCTCGAACGGTGGCAGTGGGAACCGATCGCATCGCCGAAATGGTTAATCGGGTTTTCCGATATCACGGCTTTGTTGTGGAGTTTGTGGGGTCAGGGGATCGGCGGGGTTCACGGTCCGGTACTGACGACCCTGCCCCAGGAACCGGACTGGTCGATCGCGCGCTTGTTCGATGTCGTCGGCGGACGGGCGATCGCGCCCCTTCAGGGACGGGGGTGGGGAGGCGGAAGCGCTTGCGGGGTCTTAGTTCCCGCCAATTTAACCGTGGCCACTCACCTGTTGGGAACCGCCGCCGAAGCGCCCTTAGACGGGGCGATCGTCGCCCTCGAAGATGTGGGCGAAGCGCCCTACCGCCTCGATCGCCTCTTGACCCAATGGCGGATGCAAGGGATCTTCGATCGCGTCGCCGGGATTGCCCTGGGACGGTTCAGCCAGTGCGACGAATTGGCCAAATTGCCGAGTTTTACCGTGGCCGAAGTCCTGCGCGATCGCCTGTCCGATTTAGGGATTCCCGTAGTTTCCGACTTGCCCTTCGGTCACGACGGCCCCAATGCGGCCCTTCCCGTCGGCGTCCCGGTAGAGTTAGACGGCGATCGCGGCGTGTTGGCCTTTGGACACGGGCGATCGGGTTAA
- a CDS encoding glycosyltransferase family 4 protein gives MPSVNPPHSLKLLFVSTPVGPLGSGLGGGVELTLRNIATELQRRGHHLTILAPEGSDLGDLPIAQIPGELQPTAQTQGRQTPVTLSAHSVLANLWEVARSRQSEFDLICNFAYDWLPFYLTPFFQRPIAHLVSMGSLSDVMDEIIERVAIAFPGSIGVHSRAQAATFSFGDRCRCLFNGFDFGAYEFCETPDHTLAWVGRISPEKGLEDAVAASQKSGIPLKIFGYLQDKDYWHEIRETYPDAAIAYCGFLETKQLQRELGRSRALLVTPRWVEAFGNVVVEALACGVPAIAYRRGGPAEIVSDGETGWLVEPDSVEGLVEAISQLDRLDRRTCRDRAEGQFSVSAMGDRMEKWFYDLLGA, from the coding sequence ATGCCCTCGGTCAATCCCCCCCATTCTTTAAAATTGCTCTTCGTTTCAACTCCCGTCGGTCCGCTCGGTTCCGGACTCGGCGGCGGCGTCGAGCTGACTTTACGCAATATCGCCACCGAATTGCAACGGCGCGGACATCACTTAACCATCCTCGCCCCGGAAGGATCCGACCTCGGCGACTTGCCGATCGCCCAAATTCCGGGAGAACTACAGCCTACCGCCCAAACTCAGGGACGCCAGACCCCCGTCACTTTATCGGCTCATTCCGTCCTCGCCAATCTCTGGGAAGTGGCGCGATCGCGACAAAGTGAGTTCGATCTGATTTGTAACTTTGCATACGACTGGTTGCCCTTCTATTTGACCCCGTTCTTTCAGCGCCCGATCGCCCATCTGGTCAGCATGGGATCCCTCAGCGACGTCATGGATGAAATTATTGAAAGAGTCGCGATCGCTTTCCCCGGCAGTATTGGGGTTCATTCGCGAGCGCAAGCGGCAACCTTTAGCTTTGGCGATCGCTGTCGCTGTCTGTTCAACGGGTTTGACTTTGGTGCTTACGAGTTTTGCGAAACTCCGGACCATACCCTCGCCTGGGTCGGTCGGATTTCTCCCGAAAAGGGTTTGGAAGATGCCGTCGCCGCCTCACAAAAGAGCGGAATCCCCTTAAAAATTTTCGGATACTTGCAAGATAAAGATTATTGGCACGAGATCCGCGAGACCTACCCCGATGCGGCGATCGCCTATTGCGGCTTTCTCGAAACGAAACAATTGCAACGGGAATTAGGACGCAGCCGCGCCCTCTTGGTCACTCCCCGTTGGGTCGAAGCCTTCGGTAATGTGGTGGTCGAAGCCCTCGCCTGCGGCGTTCCGGCGATCGCCTACCGTCGCGGCGGTCCGGCAGAAATTGTCAGCGATGGCGAAACGGGGTGGTTAGTCGAACCCGATTCCGTCGAAGGTTTGGTCGAGGCGATTAGCCAGCTCGATCGCCTCGACCGCCGCACCTGCCGCGATCGCGCTGAAGGCCAATTTTCCGTCAGTGCGATGGGCGATCGCATGGAAAAATGGTTTTACGATTTGCTTGGGGCTTGA
- a CDS encoding HEAT repeat domain-containing protein, with amino-acid sequence MTLKRHLFLLASFTCLGIVESSLVRTSFATPSTEGRGMGSVVTPGEIAPLTPENSALSADGTTVGVGSSSEPLSPTRIAQNDSESERPKPKKSRSKKELLWWAVLGFGTLLAAGAFVGAFYWLTRPLEEDDPLETEAFDDELAHKDLDLGESEEIPDEKAPPSDREASDQDDRPLNLPQAPQIFSKPPPPSPPPPIDGGLNGYNDVAGSDLSPMTSGTSQPPAPMPTPPATPVRVEPTHSRPNIDRVEALIAELQRCDPQKRSKIIWELTQCGDSRAIEPLVNLMVECDSQQRSAIVAAIAKIGTRVLQPMNRGLSVALKDRNPDVRKNAIRDITLFYDLVLQISQFLQHAVDDTDEEVRQAATWAVSQLTRFQGRADLESRSALPSWSHPPEAPEDIP; translated from the coding sequence ATGACGTTAAAGCGCCACCTCTTCTTACTCGCCAGTTTCACCTGTCTTGGGATCGTCGAAAGTTCCCTCGTGAGGACATCGTTCGCCACCCCTTCCACAGAGGGTCGAGGGATGGGATCCGTTGTCACCCCAGGAGAAATTGCCCCCCTCACTCCGGAAAATTCCGCCTTGAGTGCGGATGGCACCACCGTGGGCGTCGGATCGTCTTCCGAACCCCTCTCGCCGACGCGAATCGCTCAGAACGACTCCGAGTCGGAGCGCCCCAAACCCAAAAAAAGCCGCTCTAAAAAAGAACTCCTCTGGTGGGCCGTCCTCGGATTCGGAACCCTGCTCGCGGCGGGAGCCTTTGTCGGCGCCTTCTACTGGCTGACCCGCCCCTTAGAAGAAGACGACCCCTTGGAAACCGAAGCCTTCGACGACGAACTCGCCCACAAAGATCTCGACCTCGGAGAGTCGGAGGAGATCCCGGACGAGAAAGCCCCACCGAGCGATCGCGAAGCCTCCGACCAGGACGATCGCCCCCTCAATTTACCCCAGGCTCCGCAGATTTTTTCCAAACCGCCGCCCCCTTCTCCCCCTCCTCCCATCGATGGCGGACTCAATGGCTACAACGATGTTGCCGGATCGGACCTCTCCCCCATGACTTCGGGGACGTCCCAGCCCCCCGCACCAATGCCGACGCCTCCCGCCACTCCGGTGAGGGTCGAGCCAACCCACTCCCGGCCCAACATCGATCGAGTCGAAGCACTGATCGCCGAATTGCAACGCTGCGATCCCCAAAAACGCTCCAAAATCATTTGGGAGTTGACCCAGTGTGGCGATTCGCGGGCGATCGAACCGTTGGTCAATTTGATGGTAGAGTGTGATTCTCAGCAGCGCAGCGCGATCGTCGCCGCGATCGCCAAAATTGGCACCCGCGTTCTCCAACCGATGAATCGCGGCTTGAGCGTAGCCCTCAAAGATCGCAATCCCGACGTTCGCAAAAACGCCATCCGCGACATCACCTTGTTTTACGACTTAGTCTTGCAAATTAGTCAGTTCCTACAGCACGCCGTTGACGATACCGATGAAGAGGTCCGTCAGGCAGCCACCTGGGCCGTCAGTCAATTGACCCGCTTTCAAGGGCGCGCCGATCTCGAAAGCCGCTCCGCATTGCCCAGTTGGAGCCATCCTCCCGAAGCTCCCGAAGATATTCCCTAA
- a CDS encoding DMT family transporter, whose translation MQNRTILTQTPLRWLLLLSPFFLWGTAMVAMKSTIPETTPLFLAGTRLIPAGILVLLVAAWQGRQQPQTLKAWLWIGLFAAIDGTLFQGFLAEGLVRTGAGLGSVMIDSQPIAVALLSAWLFGETIGWLGAIGLGLGVVGIAAIGLPDEWILGFARSLGNGEIPLTIADVNHFEWGRSLLLQLFNNGEWLMLLAALSMAAGTVSVRFVCKHVDPIVATGWHMILGGLPLWVLSGVSESQQWVNIDLYGWLSLGYATVFGSAIAYGVFFYFASQGNLTSLSALTFLTPVFALFFGNLLLSETLSGLQWAGVLLTLVSIYIINQREVLMSKLAQKQGFAKGDREPIARTHKHPSKPVELPVQIGLSQSETEMTS comes from the coding sequence ATGCAAAACCGAACGATTCTTACCCAAACCCCCCTGCGTTGGCTGCTCTTGCTCAGTCCCTTCTTCCTGTGGGGAACGGCAATGGTCGCCATGAAAAGTACTATCCCCGAAACCACGCCCCTGTTTTTGGCGGGTACTCGCTTGATTCCGGCGGGGATTCTCGTCTTGCTCGTCGCCGCCTGGCAAGGTCGCCAACAACCGCAAACCCTGAAAGCTTGGTTGTGGATCGGCTTGTTTGCGGCGATCGACGGCACCCTGTTTCAAGGGTTTCTCGCCGAAGGGTTAGTCCGCACGGGGGCCGGGTTGGGTTCGGTGATGATCGACTCCCAACCGATCGCCGTCGCCTTATTGTCGGCGTGGCTGTTCGGCGAAACCATCGGCTGGTTGGGGGCGATCGGTCTCGGTCTCGGCGTCGTCGGAATTGCCGCGATTGGCTTGCCCGACGAGTGGATTTTGGGCTTCGCCCGCAGTCTGGGGAACGGAGAAATTCCCCTGACGATCGCCGATGTGAACCATTTCGAGTGGGGGCGATCGCTGCTGTTGCAATTATTCAATAACGGTGAGTGGTTGATGCTGCTGGCCGCCCTGTCAATGGCCGCAGGCACGGTCAGCGTCCGTTTCGTCTGCAAACACGTCGATCCGATCGTGGCGACCGGATGGCACATGATCCTCGGTGGATTACCCTTATGGGTGCTCTCGGGAGTCAGCGAATCGCAACAGTGGGTTAATATTGACCTGTACGGTTGGTTGTCACTGGGCTATGCCACCGTGTTCGGGAGCGCGATCGCCTACGGTGTATTCTTTTACTTCGCCTCTCAAGGAAATCTCACCAGTTTGAGTGCGCTGACTTTCCTAACCCCCGTTTTTGCTCTTTTCTTTGGCAATCTTTTACTTTCAGAAACCCTTTCAGGGTTACAGTGGGCGGGAGTGCTGCTCACTCTAGTTAGCATCTACATCATCAACCAGCGCGAAGTGTTGATGTCCAAGCTGGCTCAGAAACAGGGCTTCGCCAAAGGCGATCGCGAACCGATCGCCCGCACTCACAAGCACCCCTCCAAACCTGTGGAACTCCCGGTTCAGATTGGCCTCTCTCAATCCGAGACCGAAATGACTTCCTAA
- a CDS encoding RNA-guided endonuclease InsQ/TnpB family protein produces MLVLTYSYRIYPDLEQELQMLNWLETCRQVYNYAVGERKDWIGSRKCSVNACTLQKEYIIPANAPYPDYYHQKKALTEAKKTNPELKAVHSQVLQDVMGRVDAAFVAFHQKRTGFPRFKKFGRMRSFLFPQMKGEAIDGNSIKLPKIGQVPINLHRPIPEGFDLKAVRVVRKHSGWYVMLILKADVDVPDIPPEGHALGLDVGLEYFLSTSDGEQVSRPRFFNKLHRKLKSLQRRLKGKQKGSKNWLKLIERIGRVHENIANYRLDWQFKLAHHLCDRAGIIFVEDLDFRTLAKGFLGKHMVDAGLGQFVNIVLPWVCWKRGVYYGQVNPRGTSQECPECGAQVRKELKDRIHHCGECGSIKPRDVASAQVIRNRGLSVVGLTADEIACGRVRSEALPRQDRTKQVVAGAIR; encoded by the coding sequence ATGCTTGTATTGACCTACTCATACCGGATTTACCCAGATCTCGAACAAGAACTCCAGATGCTGAATTGGCTGGAGACTTGCCGCCAGGTCTACAACTATGCGGTCGGAGAGCGCAAGGACTGGATCGGCAGTCGGAAGTGCTCGGTCAATGCTTGCACTCTCCAGAAGGAGTACATCATCCCAGCTAACGCCCCATATCCCGATTACTACCACCAGAAAAAGGCATTAACTGAAGCCAAGAAAACGAACCCCGAACTCAAGGCAGTTCATTCTCAGGTGCTTCAGGATGTCATGGGGAGGGTTGATGCTGCTTTCGTCGCATTCCACCAAAAGCGAACTGGGTTTCCTCGGTTCAAGAAATTTGGTCGGATGCGGTCATTTCTGTTTCCGCAGATGAAGGGCGAGGCGATTGATGGCAACAGTATTAAGCTGCCAAAGATCGGCCAGGTGCCTATCAACTTGCATCGCCCCATCCCAGAGGGCTTCGATCTGAAAGCTGTTCGGGTCGTGCGGAAGCATTCAGGCTGGTACGTCATGCTGATTCTAAAAGCTGACGTTGATGTACCCGACATCCCGCCAGAAGGCCATGCCCTGGGGCTGGATGTGGGTCTGGAGTATTTCCTATCCACCTCTGATGGCGAGCAGGTTTCTCGTCCTCGTTTCTTCAATAAGCTGCACCGCAAGCTGAAATCGCTGCAACGTAGGCTAAAAGGGAAGCAGAAGGGGTCGAAAAACTGGCTCAAGCTCATCGAGCGGATCGGTCGAGTTCACGAAAATATTGCGAATTACCGTCTGGACTGGCAGTTTAAGCTGGCTCATCATCTCTGCGATCGAGCCGGGATAATATTTGTTGAAGACTTGGACTTCAGGACACTCGCTAAGGGCTTCCTCGGCAAACACATGGTTGATGCTGGCTTGGGTCAGTTCGTCAACATTGTGCTGCCGTGGGTGTGCTGGAAGCGTGGTGTCTACTACGGCCAGGTCAACCCTAGAGGCACCAGCCAGGAATGCCCTGAGTGTGGGGCTCAAGTCCGCAAGGAACTAAAAGACCGCATTCACCATTGCGGTGAATGCGGTTCCATCAAGCCCAGAGATGTTGCCAGCGCTCAAGTTATTCGCAATCGTGGCCTCTCAGTCGTGGGTCTCACGGCTGATGAAATCGCCTGTGGACGGGTTCGGTCGGAGGCATTGCCTAGACAAGACCGAACGAAGCAGGTAGTCGCTGGAGCGATCCGGTGA
- the sppA gene encoding signal peptide peptidase SppA: MIWPFRKFRKKIARIEVTGLIAGTTRKKVLEALKTVEERKFPALLLRIDSPGGTVGDSQEIYNALKELGKKIKIVASFGNVSASGGVYIGMGAHHIVANPGTITGSIGVILRGNNLERLLDKIGVSFKTIKSGPYKDILSFDRELTEPEKSILQELIDTSYNQFVRTVAEARNLEIETVKSFADGRIFTGEQALELGVVDRVGTEEEARRWAAELVGLDPEKTSCFTLEERKPLLARIVGQTQVAPRVSAGLNWLEFELSHSGHPLWLYRP, translated from the coding sequence ATGATTTGGCCCTTTAGAAAATTCCGTAAAAAAATTGCCCGCATTGAAGTCACCGGATTGATTGCCGGAACCACGCGCAAAAAAGTTCTCGAAGCGCTCAAAACCGTCGAAGAACGAAAATTCCCCGCCTTGTTGTTACGGATTGACAGTCCGGGAGGAACCGTCGGCGACTCCCAAGAAATTTACAACGCCCTCAAGGAGTTGGGTAAAAAGATCAAAATTGTGGCCAGCTTTGGCAATGTTTCGGCATCGGGGGGCGTGTATATCGGTATGGGCGCCCACCATATCGTGGCCAATCCCGGTACGATTACGGGCAGCATCGGCGTCATCTTGCGCGGCAATAATTTAGAACGCCTGCTCGATAAAATCGGCGTTTCGTTTAAAACGATTAAATCCGGTCCGTATAAAGATATCTTGTCATTCGATCGCGAACTGACCGAGCCGGAAAAATCGATTTTGCAAGAGTTAATCGATACGAGTTACAACCAGTTCGTGCGGACCGTCGCCGAAGCCCGCAATCTCGAAATCGAAACCGTCAAATCCTTTGCCGACGGGCGGATTTTCACCGGGGAGCAAGCCTTGGAACTCGGGGTCGTCGATCGCGTCGGGACCGAAGAAGAAGCACGACGGTGGGCGGCGGAATTAGTCGGACTCGATCCGGAGAAAACCAGTTGTTTTACCCTGGAAGAACGCAAACCTTTACTCGCCCGGATCGTCGGACAAACCCAGGTCGCCCCTCGGGTATCGGCAGGTCTAAATTGGTTAGAATTTGAGCTGTCTCACAGTGGACATCCGTTGTGGCTGTACAGACCTTAA
- the aroH gene encoding chorismate mutase, whose translation MEWRVRAIRGATTASANTVEAIREAVTELLDELEKRNQIEPEMTISAIFSVTKDLDAIFPAAIARQRPHWENVPLLDVQHMHVVGDLERCIRFLIHVNLPASHLEVHHPYLRQAKNLRPDWSFSRVGS comes from the coding sequence GTGGAGTGGAGAGTTCGCGCGATTCGTGGAGCGACAACTGCTTCGGCGAACACAGTAGAAGCCATTCGCGAGGCAGTGACCGAATTGCTCGACGAATTGGAGAAACGCAATCAGATCGAGCCGGAAATGACGATCAGCGCGATTTTTTCGGTGACGAAAGATTTGGATGCGATTTTCCCGGCGGCGATCGCGCGTCAGCGTCCCCACTGGGAAAATGTGCCCTTGTTGGACGTGCAGCACATGCACGTGGTCGGTGACTTAGAACGGTGCATTCGGTTTTTGATTCACGTCAACCTCCCCGCATCCCACCTCGAAGTTCACCACCCGTACTTGCGGCAGGCGAAGAATCTCAGACCGGACTGGAGTTTTTCCCGAGTCGGATCTTAA
- the crtR gene encoding beta-carotene hydroxylase — protein sequence MSEATPPLRVPKEFLGPPEDFNPTLLMFFAAVGLVLLSTLGYWQLHWPGWCCFFINVVALHMAGTVIHDASHHVAHRDRLMNAILGHGSALMLGFAFPVFTRVHMQHHAHVNDPDNDPDHFVSTGGPLWLIAARFFYHEIFFFKRRLWRNYELLEWFLSRLVVVGAIAIACQYDFLGYILNFWFCPALVVGLALGLFFDYLPHRPFKERDRWKNARVYPSPVLNLLILGQNYHLIHHLWPSIPWYKYQSAYWATKPLLEAKGCHQSLGLLQGKDFWSFLYDIFLGIRFHHHRPESKPEIK from the coding sequence ATGTCAGAGGCGACGCCGCCACTGAGGGTGCCTAAAGAGTTTCTCGGTCCTCCAGAGGACTTCAATCCCACACTGCTGATGTTTTTTGCGGCGGTGGGGTTAGTGCTGCTATCGACGTTGGGGTATTGGCAGCTCCACTGGCCGGGATGGTGTTGTTTTTTCATTAATGTCGTGGCCCTGCACATGGCGGGAACGGTGATTCACGATGCCTCTCATCATGTGGCACACCGCGATCGCCTCATGAATGCGATCTTGGGTCACGGCAGTGCGTTGATGTTGGGCTTTGCGTTTCCGGTGTTTACCCGGGTTCACATGCAACATCACGCCCACGTCAACGATCCGGATAACGATCCGGATCATTTTGTTTCGACGGGCGGCCCTTTGTGGTTGATTGCGGCGCGCTTTTTTTACCACGAAATCTTTTTCTTCAAACGTCGCTTGTGGCGCAATTACGAGCTGCTGGAATGGTTTTTAAGCCGTTTGGTCGTGGTCGGGGCGATCGCGATCGCCTGTCAGTATGATTTTCTCGGCTATATTCTCAATTTCTGGTTCTGTCCGGCTTTAGTCGTCGGTCTGGCTTTAGGGTTGTTTTTCGACTATTTGCCCCATCGACCGTTTAAAGAACGCGATCGCTGGAAAAATGCTCGGGTCTATCCGAGTCCGGTGTTGAATTTATTAATTTTGGGTCAGAATTACCACCTCATCCATCATTTGTGGCCTTCGATTCCCTGGTACAAGTACCAAAGTGCGTATTGGGCGACGAAACCGCTTTTGGAAGCGAAAGGCTGCCATCAATCCCTCGGACTCTTACAAGGAAAAGACTTTTGGAGTTTCCTCTACGACATTTTTCTCGGCATCCGCTTTCACCACCACCGCCCTGAGAGCAAACCGGAAATTAAGTAG